The sequence CACCCACCGGGCAGAGCCAGAATGATTATTCCCGTCTTCTCCATCCCATTGTACAGGTTCTGCAAAAACAGACGGATTAAAACCCAGGGTCAGCAGAAGAACGAGGCCTGGGAATAGTACAGTTCGGCCTGGGGACATCGGCCCTTTTCATATCCGTATTTATCCGCATAATAGGGCTGAAGGTATATGGGGATGTAATGAACCTGGCAAAAAATGTTATCGGCCTTCGACCGTTCATACACCTGCCGCCTCTTTGCCGCACCGGCTTTCAAACGGATGGGATAAAGGTGGGGACAAGCAAAGAGTTTCCGGATCGGTATCAATAAAATCAGTTCTACCCCCACAACGGCAGAAATATCCGTATCATCCACGCTCTGATGCCCGTAATTCAAAATTTTGGGCATGTGGTCTTCTGTTAATGATCCCACAATCTATTCTCCTGTTCTCCGTGTGTCAGCCTTTTTTACAGCTTGAAAAACGTATCGACGAAATCAAGCTTAGAACTTCAATGGACCGCCAATGACTAAATAAACATACCCTTTAATTTCAAATTGTTAAATTTTATTTA is a genomic window of uncultured Desulfobacter sp. containing:
- a CDS encoding DegT/DnrJ/EryC1/StrS family aminotransferase translates to MGSLTEDHMPKILNYGHQSVDDTDISAVVGVELILLIPIRKLFACPHLYPIRLKAGAAKRRQVYERSKADNIFCQVHYIPIYLQPYYADKYGYEKGRCPQAELYYSQASFFC